The following is a genomic window from Butyricimonas faecihominis.
CAACGGAGCAGCCGCCTCGAAACCGACACGTCCTTTAATCCCCACAATCGTGTCCCCCACGTGGGTGTCACGACCGATTGCCCAAGCAGAGGCCAAAGCCTCCACCCGGCGGATAGCCTCGATTTTATCCGTGTAACATTCACCGTTTACCCGGCACAACTCTCCCCATTCAAACGACAAGATCAACTCCTCTTCACCCTCCTTCTCCAAAGAAAAAGGATAGGCCTCTCCCGGAAGATATTCCCATGAATTCAATGTTTCTTTCCCTCCCACCGAGGTTCCCCAAAGTCCTTTGTTAATGGAATAAGCCATTTTGGACCAATCCCGCTCCACTCCTTTCGATTTCAAATAGGCAATTTCCTCTTCCCGGCTCAGTTTCAAATCACGAGTCGGGGTTATAATTTCCATTTCCGGGGCAAACACGGAAAAACAAAGATCAAAACGAACCTGATCATTCCCGGCCCCCGTACTTCCATGAGCCAAGCCGTCCGCCCCGATCTCCTTCGCGTAACGAACGATAGCCAACGCTTGGAAAGTACGTTTGGAGCTGACCGATACCGGGTAAGTCTTGTTACGCAAAACATTCCCGAAAATCATGTATTTAATACATTTCTCGTAATATTCCCCCGTGACATCCAGCGTCACGTGTTTCTTCGCCCCCAAGGCATACGCCTTTTCCTCGATCCCGGCCAGCTCACCGGGGGTAAATTCCCCGGTATTCGCCAATGCCGTGTAAACCTCAAGTCCCATTTCCTCGCTCAGGTACTTGACACAATAAGAGGTATCTAATCCCCCGCTATATGCTAAAACTACTTTTTTCATGAATATAAATTACAAGTTACAAATTTGCCGTATGTTTCATGGCAGAGCGAGAAACCGGTAACCCGCAAACCGCCAACGTGGCCCCCACAACATGACGCAGATGCTTGAACAAAGGCAATGACCTCCCCTTAGCCGCCTTTTTAGCCGCCGCCTGTTGTCTGGCCACGACCTCCGGATCATAAATCATCCCGGTACAAAGACACTTGGTCATGTTCGTCCGTTGCAATATGTCATAATTCACGCAAGACTTGCATCCGGCCCAAAACTCCTCGTCATCCGTGAGTTTGGCAAAAGTAACAGGCACGTAACCCAATGAAGTATTGATTCGCATCACCTGCTCACCAGTTGTCAAGCCGAAAAGCTTTGCTTGCGGGAATCGCCTTCGCGACAGATGAAAAGCAGCCTCCTTTATTTGTTTTGCCACTCCCAATCCCCGGTACGCCGGTACCACGATTAACCCGGAGTTCGCCACGAATTTCTGGTGACCCCATGATTCAATATAGCAGAAACCCACGAACTCCTCTCGATTCAGAGCGATAATTGCCTTTCCACTTCGGATTTTATCGGCAATATACTCGTTCGTTCTTCTGGCTATACCAGTACCTCTTGCTTTTGCAGCATGATCAATCGCATCGTTTATCGCTGTCACGTATGACAGGTGTTTCTCGGATGCAACTACAACTTCAATCTTCATCTTTTTACCATTTAATCTAAATCATTCAAATTCTTTTTGATTACTCATTGTGCATATTTATTTATTCACCGTGCAAATATATGCATTAATATGCGGCAAAAACAAATATTTTCTCATTTTTTTCACCGAAAGAAAAGAAAACGCCTTGACACCCACCATCAACAAACAATCAAACAACATATTACATGAAATAAAAACAACAAGCAAAGTGCCACTCATTCCCAATACCACAAGCATCACACGAAGAAAACGTACTAATTTCACCATCTCTAAAACACGAAGAAAACGATCGGGATAGTCATATTGAATAAATATGCAATATTACCAAAAACTTTTTATTCAAAATCGCATATGGAAATCCATTAAAAATTCGTAATATTGTGGCTTACTATCAGACATAAACTTATGTATAGACTATTCTTCTTTTCGATTTTAGCAGGATTCCTATCAAGTTGTGAGGATTCACGCGGAGTAAGCCCTACTCCGGGCCCTTACTCGTATGTCCGGATTAACACGTTCACGAAAGACAAAATGACCGACCAATACTTTTGGGCGGATGAAGTCAAGGACAAAAACATTGATCCAGATAGTAACCCGGCGGAATATTTCGCTACCATGAAATACCCCGAGGACCAATGGTCACGCATCACGAGTTCCAAAGGTTTGGGAGAAATTGCCGACGCCTCCGGGTATGACGAAGGTTTTGGCTACAACTTGACTTTCTGGGAGAAAGAGGGCTACATATTCGCGGATGTCAATTTCGTTCACCCGAATTCTCCAGCAGCAAAAGCAGGACTTAAACGGGGAGACCTGATCACTCACATGGACGGGGAAAGGATCACGACGGAAAATTACACGGACTTATATTACGCATCCCAGCTTTCTCTCGGGCTATCAAACGATGAAGTATCAGAACCGTACGAAACGAAAAAGCTGACCGCCCAAACATACACGATCGATCCGGTACTTGATTACGGGTTGATTCCCTTGGAGAACCAAACAATCGGGTACATGATCTACACGGATTTCGTGTTCCGCGGTAACACGTCGTTGGCACAACTGAACCACGTGTTCCAAACCTTAAAATCAGCCAATATTGACGAATTCATTCTGGATTTACGATATAATCAAGGCGGGTACATTTTTGCAGTGAAACAACTATGTTCACTTCTCGCCCCGGAAGAAGTCGTGGAAAACGAAGAACTGCTTATTCACAAAAGCTGGAATAAAGCATATCAGGAAAAATACGCTGATGATCCTACCCGCTTGGAAGAACATTTTGACAAGACGGTACCTCTTGATTCCCGTCTAAACTTGAAACGCCTGTGGGTGATCACGAGTAAAGTGACTGCATCAGCCGCCGAAATGCTGATCAGTGCCTTATCCCCATACATGGAAGTAAACGTCGTTGGCGACATTACCATGGGGAAAAATATGGGTGGAATCATCTACACGCCTAACGACAAAGACTTACAGAATTGGAATATCATGTTGATCTCCACGGAATACAGAAACAGTCGGGGAGAATCCGTCAAAGGCGGCATACCCCCCATGTTCCCCATCTTGGAGCAATTTCACCATCAATACCAACTGGGAGATAAAGAAGAACCCTTGCTGGCTGCAACCCTTCAACTCATCACGCAGGATGCGATTGCCACCCCGGTCATGAACAGTCGGAGCAGCAGAAGTCTCGACACGGGAACCCCTCGCCGGATTATCCCAAAATTCGTACAGGCAAGGTCTAGGCTATTACTAGGGATAGAAAACTAATTCACACGGGAGAGTCCTTAAAATTCAGTTTACATTTGCAGGTAGCTCCCTATCCGCTTTTCACTTTTTACATTCAAAAATGCAGAGGTGAGATGAAAAATTTTTGTACCATCTAATGTAAAATAATGTTATCAATATATGATCAAATTGCTATTTCAGAGCGAGCCGCTCCCATTCCCTTCCCATTCCGCCCCTATTCCCCTCCTATCAAAATAACAAATAATTATACTTGTATAGTATATATTAACAAGAGGATAAGTGTATGATAACTGTTTAATACCATTATTTTAACAGGATCAGTTATAAACCCGATCCGAACACAACTTTTCCGGGGACAAATCGTCACATCCCCGTGGAATACGCGGGTGTACTGGATTTGCAAACCTATTTATCGCCTCGTATGCTTATTACATGACCATCTAGTATGAAATCATATTCCTTCTATCTCCTTTTTACCAAAGTTCCCCGCCCAGTCACGTTTTGTTTGGTAATCCGCGGATTCCCGTCATAAATTAGAATACCAGCTGAAGAAATCTCTGCCTCCAACTGCCCGGAAATGGAAACTTCAGCCTTGGCAGCCCCGCTAATCTCAGCATCACAATCTTTCACACGCAGCTCCCAACCCTTCAGCGTGGCAGCGGAAGACATTTCCAAATCAAACTGCTCCACCTCACCTTTAAGCTCTAGTCTCGCGGCACCGGATGCCTCCACGTCAACTTCACTCCCTTTCACCTCCAACTTCACGCTCCCCGCACCGGATGCCACGATTTCCAGTTTATTCACGGCAAAAGGCGAACTTCCTTCCAAACGCCCGGCAGCCGCCACGTTTATATCCGTGATAATAGGCATGGACACGGAAACGTTCATTGCCGTATATCCCCGAACAATCACTTCCGGGTCAAGGAAGATATTCAATTGCCCGTTCTTTATCTCCGTTTTTATATAAGGAATAATATTATCATCCGCCTCCACGGTAATCCCTTCCGTTTTTCCTTGTGATATATACAAGGTGATCGACTGCTGAACGGAAACACGGGTAAACGGCTGATCCGCCTGACGATCATGCACCACAAGATACCCCGTTCCCTTGATTTTTTTCACCTCGGCAGAAACAACCCCTACCATCAACATCCCCAATAAAATCAAACCAATCCTTTTCATAATTAACAATTTACGATTTATAATTCATGATTAAAAAGCGTAGACCTCGCAGGTGGAAATTTAAAATCTAAAATTTAAGGTAATTATATACAACTTTCCAGTCCATTAAGGTAATGCTTGTTTTCATTCTCAAACTCCTCCGTCACTTCGTGCCACCTCCTCTATAAACAGAGGAGGAGCTGGTGACTCTTCCCGAAGACAGGGAGTATTTCAACTCTCCCTCTGTTTATAGAGGGAGTACGGCGAAGCCGGGAGGGAGTTGGTTTACTGTAAATTCATATATAAGTTCCAAATTTAAAATCTAAAATTATTCGAGTTTTCCTATCGCCTTCAGGTATTCCGATTCACACAATTTCAAAGCGGCCTTCGCGTCCACCCATTCGCTCCAAGCCTGTTGCCATTGGGCCTGAGCCTCCAACAAGTTTGTCAGATTTTCCATTCCCACCTCATACTGATCCTCGGACACTCTCAGATTTTCCTTTGCCTGCTCCAAGGCGGATTCCGTCAAACGTATCCGGGTTTGGGCATCATTCAGTTTAAAGCGACTTCCGGCTATTTCCAGCCGCATCATCTCGCCCAATCGCTCTTTATTCAAGCGACTCATTTCTTCCTCGGCCTTCGCCACCCGAACTTTATTCCGTCCCTCTCCCCAGTTGAAAATAGGTATCGCCACGGATGCCATGGCACTAAAAGAACCGGAATTAGAATCATCACCGTTCAATTTCAAACCACCGCCATAACCGTAACCCGCGGAAACACCCACTTGAGGCAGGAAATCGGCACGGGTCACGTTTATCTCCTTCCGTTTCATCTCCACCTGTTTCTCCAACATGTTATAATCCGGCCTTTGTTCCAGCCCGTCCGGCAACGCCAGCACACCGGGCGTTATCGTGGCCGATAGTGAATCGGTCAGTACCAACTCGGTATTCAAATCCAGTCCCACTAAACGACAAAGATTCATTTGAGCCAACTGCTTTCCATGTTCCGCTTGTTGTAGCTGTAACAAGGCATCATTATATTTCACCTGAGCTTTCAACACATCATTCAACGGGGCCATCCCTGCCTGCTGGGCATCTTCCAAGTTCTTCACCAACTCGTTCACCACCGACTTGTATTTCCGGGCAACCAACACCAATTCCTGCACCCGGACACATTGCCAGTAAGCCTGTTCCAATTCGACAAGCACTTCCGAACGATTCAACCGAATATTTTCCTCGGCAAGCTCTTCCCCAAATTTAGCCGCCTGATGTGCCGCCCGGATTTTCCCTCCCATAAACAAAGGTTGTTGCAATTGAACCGATGCCATATACACCCCTCTCAAAGAAAGCGATAATGGTATGTCCGGTAGAAAAGCATATTCATGGAAGACCGGCTTTCCATCCGTCCCCATCACGGGTTTCCCGTCAGCACCTATGACAACATTGGGTTGCAATTTCCCGTCGGCACCGGGTACGTAAGTCGGCAGATAGCCCCCGCTTAATTTGTATTCCTGCTTTTTCTGATGATATAAATAAAAGC
Proteins encoded in this region:
- a CDS encoding argininosuccinate synthase — its product is MKKVVLAYSGGLDTSYCVKYLSEEMGLEVYTALANTGEFTPGELAGIEEKAYALGAKKHVTLDVTGEYYEKCIKYMIFGNVLRNKTYPVSVSSKRTFQALAIVRYAKEIGADGLAHGSTGAGNDQVRFDLCFSVFAPEMEIITPTRDLKLSREEEIAYLKSKGVERDWSKMAYSINKGLWGTSVGGKETLNSWEYLPGEAYPFSLEKEGEEELILSFEWGELCRVNGECYTDKIEAIRRVEALASAWAIGRDTHVGDTIVGIKGRVGFEAAAPLMIIKAHELLEKHTLTKWQMYWKEQLANWYGMFLHEAMYGEPVMRNIESFLKDTQRYVSGDVRVRMRPYCFELLGVRSDHDLMDATFACYGEENKAWTAEDVKGFTRMLSMPLRVYHAVNEKSEEGL
- a CDS encoding GNAT family N-acetyltransferase, whose translation is MKIEVVVASEKHLSYVTAINDAIDHAAKARGTGIARRTNEYIADKIRSGKAIIALNREEFVGFCYIESWGHQKFVANSGLIVVPAYRGLGVAKQIKEAAFHLSRRRFPQAKLFGLTTGEQVMRINTSLGYVPVTFAKLTDDEEFWAGCKSCVNYDILQRTNMTKCLCTGMIYDPEVVARQQAAAKKAAKGRSLPLFKHLRHVVGATLAVCGLPVSRSAMKHTANL
- a CDS encoding S41 family peptidase; translation: MYRLFFFSILAGFLSSCEDSRGVSPTPGPYSYVRINTFTKDKMTDQYFWADEVKDKNIDPDSNPAEYFATMKYPEDQWSRITSSKGLGEIADASGYDEGFGYNLTFWEKEGYIFADVNFVHPNSPAAKAGLKRGDLITHMDGERITTENYTDLYYASQLSLGLSNDEVSEPYETKKLTAQTYTIDPVLDYGLIPLENQTIGYMIYTDFVFRGNTSLAQLNHVFQTLKSANIDEFILDLRYNQGGYIFAVKQLCSLLAPEEVVENEELLIHKSWNKAYQEKYADDPTRLEEHFDKTVPLDSRLNLKRLWVITSKVTASAAEMLISALSPYMEVNVVGDITMGKNMGGIIYTPNDKDLQNWNIMLISTEYRNSRGESVKGGIPPMFPILEQFHHQYQLGDKEEPLLAATLQLITQDAIATPVMNSRSSRSLDTGTPRRIIPKFVQARSRLLLGIEN
- a CDS encoding head GIN domain-containing protein, with product MKRIGLILLGMLMVGVVSAEVKKIKGTGYLVVHDRQADQPFTRVSVQQSITLYISQGKTEGITVEADDNIIPYIKTEIKNGQLNIFLDPEVIVRGYTAMNVSVSMPIITDINVAAAGRLEGSSPFAVNKLEIVASGAGSVKLEVKGSEVDVEASGAARLELKGEVEQFDLEMSSAATLKGWELRVKDCDAEISGAAKAEVSISGQLEAEISSAGILIYDGNPRITKQNVTGRGTLVKRR
- a CDS encoding TolC family protein, translated to MRFIILSIGLLLAFAPLRAQRQLDLKECREMALEYSKQLAIAEKQKEKAVWTKKEYGANYLPKLSASGFYLYHQKKQEYKLSGGYLPTYVPGADGKLQPNVVIGADGKPVMGTDGKPVFHEYAFLPDIPLSLSLRGVYMASVQLQQPLFMGGKIRAAHQAAKFGEELAEENIRLNRSEVLVELEQAYWQCVRVQELVLVARKYKSVVNELVKNLEDAQQAGMAPLNDVLKAQVKYNDALLQLQQAEHGKQLAQMNLCRLVGLDLNTELVLTDSLSATITPGVLALPDGLEQRPDYNMLEKQVEMKRKEINVTRADFLPQVGVSAGYGYGGGLKLNGDDSNSGSFSAMASVAIPIFNWGEGRNKVRVAKAEEEMSRLNKERLGEMMRLEIAGSRFKLNDAQTRIRLTESALEQAKENLRVSEDQYEVGMENLTNLLEAQAQWQQAWSEWVDAKAALKLCESEYLKAIGKLE